The following are from one region of the Populus trichocarpa isolate Nisqually-1 chromosome 8, P.trichocarpa_v4.1, whole genome shotgun sequence genome:
- the LOC7473424 gene encoding serine/threonine-protein phosphatase T — protein MAEAEKGSATTGSNEGNGKEEISLKDKGNEFFKAGNYLKAAALYTQAIKLDPSNPTLYSNRAAAFLQLVKLNKALADAETTITLNPQWEKGYFRKGCVLEAMEQYDNALATFQIALQYNPRSTEVSRKIKRISQLAKDKKRAQEVESMRSNVNMEKHLETLKSEMSEMLGSEECFKEMFSFLVETMETAVKSWHEASKVDPRVYFLLDKEKTLTDKYAPVVNIDKAFESPHTHGNCFSFLRQYAEDSFSKAACVVVPKNIISYPQVWKGQGSRKWRHGQHDGIFVQYESPLMRKIWFIASSNEKGQTLCRDPEILDISAHEVLPRLFKEKMPNP, from the exons ATGGCCGAAGCAGAGAAAGGATCAGCTACGACAGGCTCCAACGAAGGTAATGGTAAGGAGGAGATATCATTGAAAGACAAAGGCAATGAATTCTTTAAAGCAGGGAACTATCTCAAAGCTGCTGCTCTTTATACTCAGGCTATCAAGCTTGACCCTTCAAATCCCACTCTTTATAG CAATCGTGCTGCAGCATTTTTGCAATTGGTCAAGCTTAATAAAGCACTTGCTGATGCCGAGACAACTATCACATTGAATCCTCAATGGGAAAAG GGATATTTCAGGAAAGGGTGTGTATTAGAGGCCATGGAACAGTATGATAAT GCATTGGCtacttttcaaatagctttacAATACAATCCACGGAGCACTGAAGTATCAAGAAAGATTAAGAGGATATCCCAGTTGGCCAAAGACAAAAAACGAGCTCAAGAGGTTGAGAGCATGAGATCCAATGTTAACATGGAAAAACACTTGGAAACATTGAAATCTGAAATG TCTGAAATGCTTGGATCCGAAgaatgttttaaagaaatgtTCTCCTTTCTTGTTGAGACTATGGAGACAGCTGTAAAATCATGGCATGAAGCTTCTAAAGTGGATCCTAGAGTCTACTTTCTTCTTGACAAGGAAAAGACACTAACTGATAAATATGCTCCAGTTGTCAATATTGACAAG GCCTTTGAATCACCCCATACACATGGCAATTGCTTCTCATTTCTTAGGCAATATGCGGAGGATTCTTTCTCCAAGGCAGCTTGCGTAGTGGTGCCAAAGAATATCATATCTTATCCACAG GTTTGGAAAGGTCAAGGATCAAGAAAGTGGAGGCATGGGCAGCATGATGGCATCTTCGTTCAATATGAGTCACCTTTAATGCGAAAAATATGGTTTATTGCTAGCAGCAATGAAAAGGGGCAAACACTGTGCAG GGATCCAGAGATTCTAGATATTAGTGCTCATGAAGTGCTGCCACGCCTTTTCAAAGAAAAGATGCCAAATCCTTAA